A genomic region of Actinomycetota bacterium contains the following coding sequences:
- a CDS encoding wax ester/triacylglycerol synthase family O-acyltransferase: MPDRLSALDASFLYLETPKVHMHVGGLAILDPSGAPRPLTVERLRDLTASRLHRVPRFRQQVLFPPFGSGRPAWVDAADLALDFHVRRAVVPPPGGPRELADLTARIHSQQLDRGRPLWEMHLIDGLEDGYQATLTKAHHAMLDGIGGMDACALLLDHDPDPPLLTVLPWQPEPQPTPIRMLRDALLDRVTEPAGALGRTMINVIRDPRAVMKDAGAVAEGMVGLVRRGLAPLSPFNTAIGGSRRFAMTEISLDEARAVKRSLGGTVNDVILTTLAGALWRLLEHRGEPVEGRALRSLMPESLRTAADRPGQGNQVTTFFVDLPVGPMEATERLRLVNAETRRLKASHQDDAATGLIHLAMLAPPGLHAALARFGNGHQRVINLVASNVPGPQIPLYLDGTRLVAYYPLMPLGATVALSVGIVTLVGVMGFGFTADWAAFPDLELLAAYTRDSFDELRKAAAV; the protein is encoded by the coding sequence GTGCCGGACCGATTGAGCGCGCTCGACGCGTCGTTCCTTTATCTGGAGACTCCTAAGGTGCACATGCACGTCGGGGGTCTGGCCATATTGGACCCATCCGGCGCCCCCCGGCCGCTGACGGTGGAGCGCCTCCGGGACCTGACGGCGTCGCGGCTCCACAGGGTGCCTCGGTTCCGTCAGCAGGTGCTGTTCCCTCCCTTCGGCAGCGGCCGCCCCGCATGGGTGGACGCCGCGGATCTCGCTCTCGACTTCCACGTTAGGCGTGCTGTTGTGCCGCCGCCGGGGGGACCGCGGGAGCTGGCCGACCTCACCGCCCGGATCCACTCGCAGCAGCTCGACCGGGGGCGGCCGCTTTGGGAGATGCACCTGATCGACGGACTCGAGGACGGATACCAGGCCACGTTGACGAAAGCGCATCACGCGATGCTCGACGGGATCGGCGGCATGGACGCCTGCGCGCTCCTCCTCGATCACGATCCGGATCCTCCGCTGCTCACCGTTCTTCCGTGGCAGCCCGAACCCCAACCAACGCCGATTCGCATGCTGCGAGACGCACTCCTCGACCGTGTCACCGAACCGGCCGGCGCGCTCGGGCGCACGATGATCAACGTGATACGCGATCCGCGCGCTGTGATGAAGGACGCCGGTGCAGTGGCGGAGGGCATGGTCGGACTCGTTCGCCGCGGCCTCGCGCCCCTCAGCCCCTTCAACACCGCGATCGGCGGGAGCCGACGGTTCGCGATGACGGAGATCTCACTGGACGAAGCGCGCGCGGTGAAACGGTCGCTCGGCGGAACCGTCAACGATGTGATCCTCACGACGTTGGCCGGCGCGCTCTGGAGGCTGCTCGAACACCGCGGGGAACCCGTCGAAGGCAGGGCCCTTCGGTCGTTGATGCCCGAGTCGCTGCGGACCGCCGCGGACCGGCCTGGTCAGGGCAACCAAGTGACGACCTTCTTCGTGGACCTTCCCGTCGGGCCGATGGAGGCAACCGAGCGCTTGCGACTCGTGAATGCGGAGACGCGGCGCTTGAAGGCGTCGCATCAGGATGATGCCGCGACGGGCCTCATCCACCTCGCGATGCTGGCTCCGCCGGGGTTGCACGCGGCGCTTGCGCGCTTCGGCAACGGTCACCAACGCGTGATCAACCTGGTTGCGTCGAACGTGCCAGGCCCGCAGATCCCTCTCTATCTCGACGGAACGCGGCTCGTCGCCTACTACCCGCTCATGCCGCTCGGCGCGACCGTGGCGCTCTCGGTCGGGATCGTCACGTTGGTCGGTGTGATGGGGTTCGGATTCACTGCGGACTGGGCGGCGTTCCCCGATCTCGAGCTGCTGGCCGCGTACACGCGTGACAGCTTCGACGAGCTCCGCAAGGCCGCGGCCGTCTGA